Proteins encoded in a region of the Roseofilum casamattae BLCC-M143 genome:
- a CDS encoding LamG-like jellyroll fold domain-containing protein, whose amino-acid sequence MSQTTELFFDGIDDYVELPTSSIPEGKTITVSFWAKGGSMQPRNNSVVYAGLHSSLDTRILNIHIPWGNGIYWDCGSDGTEYSAYNRVGKPPEAADLKDKWVHWGFTLDANSGYMAIYRNGALWAEEHDQKRSIPKAGNAKLGSGFAFYNGSLSDVRVWDKALTAAEIKESMSSRLTGKEPGLVSYWPLDEGDGTKVADKTGRNNDGTIHGATWQSSDLQLTPPKNQNLNQPMQPQTKVLSFENTKGPNDYVMVNPFNSFPTEAVTVELWWKTDSNNAGTPFSYATTKSDNTFLLYDYRSLHPYVYGANTNSRIPFNDGQWHHCAVTWESSTGEVKVYKDGKEGFSGTLSKGKTLPQGGALILGQEQDRVGGAFDVNQAFRGQMADVRIWDKVRTAEEIQETMKRSLAGDEPGLVLYWPLDEGEGSQVIDKTSNGNNGTMHGVTWKTSDLQLTPVKPNVVIATISYKGEVKRTQSDEYIEISNQGNGAADISGWKVTSNGKNQEFVFPAGTSLAGGKTFRVYTNEVHEESGGFSFGSKTAIWNDKGDTGKLFDAEGNEVSSYSYEG is encoded by the coding sequence TTGAGTCAAACAACCGAACTCTTTTTTGATGGTATTGATGATTATGTCGAGTTGCCGACGAGCAGTATTCCAGAAGGGAAGACAATTACAGTTAGTTTCTGGGCCAAAGGCGGAAGCATGCAACCCAGAAATAACTCCGTGGTTTATGCCGGTCTTCACTCATCATTAGATACTAGAATTCTTAATATCCATATTCCTTGGGGCAATGGTATTTACTGGGATTGTGGTTCTGACGGCACTGAGTACAGTGCTTACAATCGCGTTGGTAAACCCCCCGAAGCAGCAGACTTGAAAGATAAATGGGTTCATTGGGGATTCACTCTCGATGCCAACAGCGGATACATGGCCATTTATAGAAATGGAGCGCTCTGGGCCGAAGAACACGACCAGAAGCGGTCTATTCCTAAAGCTGGCAATGCCAAGTTAGGGAGCGGTTTTGCCTTTTATAATGGCTCCCTTAGCGACGTTCGAGTTTGGGATAAAGCCTTAACAGCGGCTGAGATAAAAGAGAGCATGTCCTCTCGCTTGACCGGTAAAGAGCCGGGACTCGTCAGCTACTGGCCCTTGGATGAAGGAGACGGAACTAAAGTTGCCGACAAGACCGGCCGTAACAATGACGGTACTATCCATGGAGCCACTTGGCAGTCCTCCGATTTACAATTGACCCCCCCGAAAAACCAGAATTTGAATCAACCCATGCAACCGCAAACCAAGGTCCTGAGCTTTGAGAATACAAAAGGACCCAACGATTATGTAATGGTAAATCCATTCAACTCATTTCCCACTGAAGCAGTGACGGTGGAACTGTGGTGGAAAACAGACAGTAACAATGCGGGAACGCCATTTTCCTATGCAACCACGAAGAGCGACAATACGTTTCTCCTCTACGACTATCGCAGTTTGCACCCCTATGTATATGGAGCGAACACCAATAGTCGCATCCCATTTAACGACGGTCAGTGGCATCATTGCGCCGTAACCTGGGAAAGCAGTACGGGGGAAGTTAAAGTCTATAAAGATGGAAAAGAAGGATTTTCTGGCACTCTTTCCAAAGGTAAAACGCTTCCCCAAGGTGGTGCTCTGATTTTAGGGCAAGAGCAAGACCGCGTCGGTGGAGCATTTGATGTTAATCAAGCATTTCGAGGGCAAATGGCAGACGTTCGGATTTGGGATAAAGTCCGCACAGCCGAAGAGATCCAAGAAACCATGAAGCGCTCTCTGGCCGGAGATGAGCCGGGTTTAGTGCTTTACTGGCCTCTGGATGAGGGAGAAGGCTCTCAAGTAATCGATAAAACCAGCAATGGCAATAACGGTACGATGCACGGAGTCACTTGGAAGACCTCAGATCTACAATTGACACCGGTTAAACCAAACGTTGTCATTGCTACGATTTCTTATAAAGGAGAAGTCAAGCGCACTCAGTCAGATGAATACATTGAGATTTCCAATCAAGGTAACGGTGCTGCGGATATCTCCGGTTGGAAAGTAACATCGAATGGAAAAAATCAAGAGTTTGTCTTTCCCGCAGGCACGTCTTTAGCTGGTGGAAAAACCTTCCGCGTCTATACCAATGAGGTTCATGAAGAATCGGGTGGTTTCAGTTTTGGCAGTAAAACCGCAATCTGGAACGACAAAGGAGATACCGGCAAGCTATTTGATGCTGAAGGAAACGAGGTCTCCAGTTATAGTTACGAAGGTTAA